One segment of Salvelinus alpinus chromosome 1, SLU_Salpinus.1, whole genome shotgun sequence DNA contains the following:
- the LOC139535514 gene encoding avidin-related protein 3-like, which produces MKSFVAKYISVHAVILGLLLPQAIPCNVTGVWRNELGSVLDIEAVGSELRGLYQSAVETAPGVTGPEQQAKLLGVTSNRGLRTSVAFSVLWEAGSCSAWVGQCFQLPDGKRVLKTLWMLRSVASCPADNWKSTRMGEDTFIFIS; this is translated from the exons ATGAAGAGTTTTGTTGCAAAGTATATCAGTGTCCATGCTGTGATTTTGGGACTGCTGCTACCTCAG GCAATCCCATGCAATGTGACGGGAGTGTGGCGAAATGAGCTGGGCTCTGTGCTTGATATTGAGGCGGTCGGTTCTGAGCTCCGAGGCCTTTATCAGAGTGCAGTGGAGACTGCTCCAGGAGTCACGGGTCCAGAACAACAGGCCAAGTTACTGGGTGTGACTAGTAATCGGGGTCTGCGAACCTCTGTGGCTTTCTCTGTGTTATGGGAGGCAG GTTCCTGTAGCGcttgggttggtcagtgtttccaacTGCCTGATGGGAAGCGAGTGCTGAAGACCCTGTGGATGCTGCGCTCTGTGGCTTCATGCCCTGCAGACAACTGGAAGAGTACCAG GATGGGAGAGGACACTTTCATCTTCATTTCCTGA